The following proteins are encoded in a genomic region of Bosea beijingensis:
- a CDS encoding amino acid ABC transporter substrate-binding protein encodes MKKRLLLLAGLLAASALPVAAGTLENVRARGELVCGVSPGVAGFSVPDEKGLWGGFDVDICRAVAAAVLGDAKKVRFTPLSPKDRFVALQTSEIDVLSRQATWTLGRDTQMGLRYVGIGYYDGQGFMVRKSANIASAKDLNGASVCVPTGTTTELNIADYFRANGMKYEGVAFEAGDQVAKAFESGRCDVFSNDVSALSAYRLKLVNPAEYVILPDLISKEPLGPVVRQGDEAWTSIVRWSLYSMIVAEELGVTSANADGLKTSGSPEVQRLLGGNGNFGESMGLKPDWALQIAKQVGNYGEVYERNVGTGSKLGIARGLNRLWTQGGLQYAPPVR; translated from the coding sequence ATGAAGAAGCGTCTCCTGCTGCTCGCCGGCTTGCTCGCCGCCTCCGCCCTGCCCGTTGCTGCCGGCACGCTCGAGAACGTCCGGGCGCGAGGCGAACTGGTCTGCGGCGTCAGCCCGGGCGTGGCCGGCTTCTCCGTGCCCGACGAGAAGGGGCTCTGGGGCGGCTTCGACGTCGATATCTGCCGGGCGGTCGCAGCCGCCGTGCTCGGCGACGCCAAGAAGGTGCGCTTCACGCCGCTGAGCCCCAAGGACCGCTTCGTCGCATTGCAGACCAGCGAGATCGATGTGCTCTCCCGGCAGGCGACCTGGACGCTGGGGCGCGATACCCAGATGGGCCTGCGCTATGTCGGCATCGGCTATTACGACGGCCAGGGCTTCATGGTCCGCAAATCCGCGAACATCGCCTCGGCCAAGGACCTGAACGGCGCCTCGGTCTGCGTGCCCACCGGCACCACGACGGAGCTCAACATCGCCGATTATTTCCGGGCGAACGGCATGAAATACGAGGGCGTCGCCTTCGAGGCCGGCGATCAGGTCGCGAAAGCCTTCGAATCCGGCCGCTGCGACGTGTTCAGCAACGACGTCTCGGCGCTCTCCGCCTATCGGCTGAAGCTGGTCAACCCGGCCGAATACGTCATCCTGCCCGACCTGATCTCGAAGGAGCCGCTCGGTCCGGTCGTGCGCCAGGGCGACGAGGCCTGGACCAGCATCGTGCGCTGGTCGCTCTATTCCATGATCGTGGCCGAAGAGCTCGGCGTTACCTCCGCCAATGCCGATGGGCTCAAGACCAGCGGCTCGCCCGAGGTGCAGCGCCTGCTCGGCGGCAACGGGAATTTCGGCGAGTCCATGGGCCTGAAGCCCGACTGGGCCCTGCAGATCGCCAAGCAGGTCGGCAATTACGGCGAGGTCTACGAGCGCAATGTCGGCACGGGCTCGAAGCTCGGCATCGCCCGCGGCCTCAACAGGCTCTGGACCCAGGGCGGCCTGCAATACGCCCCGCCGGTGCGCTGA
- a CDS encoding outer membrane lipoprotein carrier protein LolA, producing MLERLTPALRASVLVTTLVGCALVAGPLAAQPLQLQPPKPVAAKPAAPRLVLPPPRPAGLGQARSAATEAAPVQAVATNAPAAAAPAVETAKPAAAPAKSKQAPPATQEEAVERLNAYLNSFQTLQGNFIQHASNGRRLEGRIYIQRPGKMRFEYEPPTTTEVIADGTSVAIRDKRLATQDLYSIGQTPLKFLVREKMDLAREGTLKGASVDGDLLTVRLEDRSTLGGTSKITLKYDLVANELRQWIVVDPQGYETAISLYNLDTRRRPDPQNFVIDYQRRL from the coding sequence TTGCTCGAGAGATTGACCCCGGCCCTTCGGGCTTCGGTTCTGGTGACGACATTGGTCGGCTGCGCGCTCGTGGCCGGCCCGCTGGCGGCTCAGCCGCTTCAGCTCCAGCCGCCGAAGCCTGTTGCCGCGAAACCGGCCGCGCCGCGCCTCGTGCTGCCGCCACCCCGGCCCGCGGGACTTGGCCAGGCGCGCAGCGCCGCGACGGAAGCCGCTCCGGTTCAGGCTGTCGCGACGAACGCCCCAGCCGCGGCCGCCCCCGCAGTCGAGACGGCGAAACCCGCGGCCGCGCCGGCCAAGAGCAAGCAAGCCCCGCCCGCGACGCAGGAAGAGGCCGTCGAGCGGCTGAACGCCTATCTCAACAGCTTCCAGACCCTGCAGGGCAATTTCATCCAGCACGCCTCCAACGGGCGCCGCCTGGAGGGGCGCATCTACATTCAGCGCCCCGGCAAGATGCGTTTCGAATACGAGCCGCCGACGACCACGGAAGTGATCGCGGACGGCACCTCGGTCGCCATCCGCGACAAGCGCCTCGCCACGCAGGACCTCTATTCGATCGGCCAAACGCCCCTGAAGTTCCTCGTGCGCGAGAAGATGGACCTGGCGCGCGAAGGAACGCTCAAGGGCGCAAGCGTCGACGGCGACCTGCTGACCGTCCGGCTGGAGGACCGCTCGACGCTGGGCGGCACCTCGAAGATCACGCTGAAATACGATCTCGTCGCCAACGAGCTCCGGCAATGGATCGTCGTCGATCCGCAGGGCTATGAGACTGCGATCTCGCTCTACAATCTCGACACCCGTCGCCGACCCGATCCGCAGAATTTCGTGATCGACTACCAGCGCAGGCTCTGA
- a CDS encoding HpcH/HpaI aldolase family protein encodes MQTSAPNSFRQRLLSGAFLAGSFLKTPTGHATEILGFCGYDFVVIDQEHAPFDRNTTDIALLAARAARIAGVVRVPTLSADAILSVLDCGAEGVLAPHIATVADAEALVAACRYRGGKRGFSGVTRAGRYGGAKMWDLVDTSDAAVATIAMIEDPSALEKIDAILAVEGLDAVFIGRGDLTVAFGAPTRDAPVVRDAVDAILRAAKAAGKPVCVMTDNGEESAAFAERGASAFILSSDQGFLRKAASDTLSQMQAARSRVEAAGTR; translated from the coding sequence ATGCAGACATCCGCACCGAACAGCTTCCGCCAGCGCTTGCTCAGCGGCGCCTTCCTCGCCGGGAGCTTCCTCAAGACGCCGACCGGCCATGCGACCGAGATCCTCGGATTCTGCGGCTACGACTTCGTCGTCATCGACCAGGAACATGCGCCCTTCGATCGCAACACCACCGATATCGCCCTGCTGGCGGCCCGCGCCGCCCGGATCGCCGGTGTCGTCCGGGTTCCCACGCTTTCGGCGGATGCGATCCTCTCGGTGCTGGATTGCGGCGCGGAGGGTGTGCTCGCGCCCCATATCGCCACCGTGGCCGATGCCGAGGCCTTGGTCGCTGCCTGCCGCTACCGCGGCGGCAAGCGCGGCTTCTCGGGCGTCACCCGGGCCGGCCGCTATGGCGGCGCGAAGATGTGGGACCTCGTCGATACCTCCGATGCGGCCGTCGCGACCATCGCGATGATCGAGGACCCCTCTGCGCTTGAGAAGATCGACGCGATCCTCGCGGTCGAGGGGCTCGATGCCGTCTTCATCGGCCGTGGTGACCTGACGGTGGCTTTCGGCGCGCCGACGCGCGATGCGCCGGTCGTTCGCGATGCGGTCGATGCGATCCTCCGGGCCGCCAAGGCAGCCGGTAAGCCGGTCTGCGTGATGACGGATAATGGCGAGGAATCCGCTGCCTTCGCCGAGCGCGGCGCCAGCGCCTTCATCCTCTCTTCGGACCAGGGTTTCCTGCGCAAGGCCGCGAGCGACACCCTCTCACAGATGCAGGCCGCCCGGAGCCGGGTCGAAGCCGCCGGTACGCGATAG
- a CDS encoding Ldh family oxidoreductase translates to MAASNTYPAESLTSFAIALLEAAGAPHDNAALVVEALVEADSGGLPSHGLLHLPMYLARIGGGSVDPRATGEIVVDQGARLTIDAGNGLGQVTAETACAIAIARADAHGLALVAVRNAFHFGAAGRFARRIALSGQIGIVMANTRPMLPAPGGTEAVVGNNPLAIAVPTETEPVVLDFAMSAGAMGKIRLAAGKGEPIPEGWAQTADGLPTRDALEALKGTLLPAAGAKGFGLALMIDLIAGGLSGGGMGEAVQPLYGDMARPYDSANLFLAIRIDGLRPPAEFAAAASGLTDRVRASRVAPGGDPVRAPGDRAIQARRSFDGSCPLGRETLAALRDNARRLGVTIPAALAGADDK, encoded by the coding sequence ATGGCGGCTTCGAATACCTATCCGGCCGAGAGCCTGACAAGCTTCGCCATCGCCCTGCTCGAAGCGGCCGGCGCACCGCACGACAATGCCGCTCTCGTTGTGGAAGCTCTCGTCGAGGCCGATAGCGGGGGCCTGCCCTCGCATGGCCTGCTGCATCTGCCGATGTATCTCGCCCGCATCGGGGGCGGCTCCGTCGATCCCCGCGCCACGGGCGAGATCGTGGTGGATCAGGGTGCGCGCCTGACCATCGATGCGGGCAACGGGCTGGGGCAGGTCACGGCCGAAACCGCCTGCGCGATCGCCATCGCCCGCGCCGATGCCCATGGTCTCGCGCTGGTCGCCGTCCGCAACGCCTTCCATTTCGGCGCTGCCGGGCGCTTCGCCCGCAGGATCGCGCTGTCCGGCCAGATCGGCATCGTCATGGCGAACACCCGCCCGATGCTGCCCGCCCCCGGCGGCACGGAGGCCGTGGTCGGCAACAATCCCCTCGCGATCGCAGTCCCGACGGAGACCGAGCCTGTTGTCCTTGATTTCGCGATGAGCGCCGGTGCGATGGGCAAGATCAGGCTCGCGGCCGGCAAGGGCGAGCCGATACCCGAAGGCTGGGCGCAGACGGCCGACGGCCTGCCGACGCGCGATGCGCTGGAAGCGCTCAAGGGCACGCTCCTGCCCGCAGCCGGGGCCAAGGGCTTCGGGCTCGCCCTGATGATCGATCTCATCGCCGGTGGCTTGTCCGGTGGCGGCATGGGCGAAGCCGTGCAGCCGCTCTATGGCGACATGGCCCGCCCCTATGACAGCGCGAACCTGTTCCTGGCGATCCGGATCGACGGGTTGCGGCCGCCCGCCGAGTTCGCGGCAGCGGCATCGGGCTTGACCGATCGCGTCCGCGCCTCGCGGGTCGCGCCCGGGGGCGACCCGGTCCGCGCCCCCGGCGACAGGGCGATCCAGGCACGCCGAAGCTTCGACGGGTCTTGCCCTCTGGGCCGGGAAACGCTCGCGGCACTCCGGGACAATGCCCGCCGCCTCGGCGTCACGATACCTGCTGCCCTTGCCGGCGCCGACGACAAATAG
- a CDS encoding sensor histidine kinase, whose protein sequence is MKKRLIFVAVAALIPATVLLAYNEYTSRTAIKKQVDAKALEENRKATSEMERLIEGAKGLLAATAAIPAVQQAATDPSACKDALEPLLPAVPWIRNLFVLDLSGTLICEPTGMPLGQSFADRPYFKEVISRNAFHIGEYTHSRLTDVAVLPLARPVQNKEGRTVAVLTSGIRLDWLNDRIRDRGLGERGALTIADRNGVIIARNPLPERFVGTRIPDSFQHLINGPAEGVMDVMSQDGTPRVIAYSPTTRPPEGLYISVGISKADAYSGVNRQTFIAALSITLGSVIALAAAWLAGGLIRRPVNRIVSVIKAWQEGAGSARTGFHANDGDVELVGEALDRMLDELEQRSLEIKRSEAQRDLLMRELAHRVKNTLTLVQAIANQTFRGKEPELTRSFAERLIALAGAYDVLLGEEFAGGDIRAIVTTALKPHLAREDGVVLSGEPHLLAPNIALSLSMIVHELATNATKYGALSTEQGAIQVSWIVERERVTLQWQERGGPPVAVPTIEGFGSKLVRRAFGPDAEASVEIKYLLSGVRCELQFNTGEVSAHGDVGTLAAS, encoded by the coding sequence ATGAAGAAGCGGCTCATCTTCGTTGCGGTCGCAGCGCTGATTCCGGCTACCGTGCTTTTAGCGTACAACGAGTATACCTCGCGAACGGCGATCAAAAAGCAGGTGGACGCAAAGGCGCTTGAGGAAAACCGCAAGGCTACCTCAGAAATGGAGCGTCTAATCGAAGGCGCCAAAGGCCTGCTGGCGGCGACGGCTGCCATCCCGGCCGTGCAGCAAGCCGCAACCGATCCCTCCGCTTGCAAAGACGCCCTGGAGCCGTTGCTTCCCGCCGTCCCATGGATCCGAAACCTGTTCGTGCTCGATCTCTCCGGCACGCTAATTTGCGAGCCGACAGGTATGCCGCTTGGCCAGAGTTTCGCCGACAGGCCGTATTTCAAAGAGGTGATCAGCCGGAACGCCTTCCACATCGGAGAGTACACGCACAGCCGATTGACGGACGTGGCTGTCCTGCCGCTTGCACGGCCCGTGCAAAACAAGGAGGGCCGCACGGTCGCCGTTTTGACCAGCGGCATCCGGCTGGATTGGTTGAATGACCGCATTCGCGATCGCGGGTTGGGAGAGCGTGGCGCCCTGACGATTGCGGACCGCAATGGTGTCATCATCGCGCGTAACCCGCTGCCGGAGCGCTTCGTCGGAACCCGCATTCCGGACAGTTTTCAGCATCTGATCAACGGCCCTGCCGAAGGCGTCATGGATGTCATGAGCCAGGACGGAACACCGCGGGTCATTGCGTACAGCCCAACAACCCGTCCGCCGGAAGGACTCTATATCAGCGTCGGCATTTCCAAGGCCGACGCTTATTCCGGTGTGAATCGGCAGACATTCATCGCGGCACTGTCAATCACGCTGGGAAGCGTGATTGCTCTGGCTGCCGCGTGGCTTGCAGGCGGCTTGATCCGCCGACCCGTCAACCGAATCGTCAGCGTCATCAAAGCTTGGCAAGAGGGCGCTGGCAGCGCCCGGACCGGCTTTCACGCCAATGATGGCGATGTTGAACTAGTCGGTGAAGCCCTCGACAGGATGCTCGACGAACTCGAACAGCGCTCCTTGGAGATCAAGCGCTCCGAGGCGCAGCGCGATCTTCTTATGCGCGAACTCGCTCACCGTGTGAAAAATACGCTCACACTTGTCCAGGCGATCGCCAATCAGACATTCCGGGGAAAAGAACCGGAGCTTACGCGATCCTTTGCTGAACGCCTGATAGCGCTGGCGGGAGCGTACGACGTGCTCTTGGGCGAGGAATTTGCGGGAGGTGATATACGGGCCATCGTTACGACAGCGCTCAAGCCCCATCTGGCGCGCGAAGACGGCGTGGTTCTCTCAGGCGAGCCGCATCTGCTGGCGCCGAACATTGCGCTATCGCTATCGATGATCGTGCACGAACTGGCTACGAACGCTACCAAGTATGGTGCTCTGTCGACCGAACAAGGCGCCATCCAGGTTTCCTGGATCGTCGAGCGAGAACGGGTAACGCTCCAGTGGCAGGAGCGGGGCGGTCCACCGGTCGCCGTGCCAACCATTGAGGGTTTCGGATCGAAACTGGTTCGGCGCGCCTTTGGTCCGGATGCGGAAGCTTCGGTTGAAATCAAATACCTGCTGAGCGGCGTGCGCTGCGAGCTTCAGTTCAACACGGGCGAAGTGTCAGCCCACGGCGATGTCGGCACATTAGCCGCATCGTGA
- a CDS encoding tyrosine-type recombinase/integrase, whose amino-acid sequence MPADLRLRMGKTRLKRPLGTGDLKKASKLKRAVIVEFDKLIEAERRAMRLEAKDAESIRFLATPIQKGLQFRKLLDDPDNDAEGRQSIRMDIDLEHGLFLGKPIGMWDDGTGEEEPIELYDEQKEADAALFLQTVYPNHYERRLEDCRKAYIEKLTIEDELTARTIADDERAFRYLKEWCEANGHSFDMRKFTELMAYNFLREMDRLTGRPIANVTKNKYVNRLKKFWVVLRLHELAGPNVWTDQLLKNKIKSTDERERAFTMDEVRRLLMGKAPRKLHDVIMIGLLTGARLEAIVRLKVEEVGKDFIVFQRMKKEVGSRVVPMHPELAEIFKRRTANRKPKDDVFPDWPAAKKAGSMRERSFKASNAFTAYRQREGVDVHDRLPGSRRSRVNFHSCRRWFITHFRRTASLNLTRAVVGHSQASVTDGIYAGGPLFHVAMKKLLKVQLPPLTDQPVEDPPGINLFAYTQLDKDDPDEANRDGDEAELEDLTGG is encoded by the coding sequence GTGCCTGCGGACCTGCGCCTGCGGATGGGCAAGACGCGATTGAAGCGTCCGCTCGGCACCGGCGACCTGAAAAAGGCGTCGAAGCTGAAGCGGGCCGTCATCGTCGAGTTCGACAAGCTGATTGAAGCCGAGCGTCGCGCCATGCGTCTGGAGGCAAAGGATGCCGAGAGCATCCGCTTCCTGGCAACGCCCATCCAGAAGGGGCTGCAGTTTCGGAAACTGCTCGATGATCCCGACAATGATGCCGAGGGCCGCCAGTCCATCAGGATGGATATCGACCTGGAGCACGGCCTGTTCCTCGGAAAGCCAATCGGCATGTGGGATGATGGAACGGGAGAGGAAGAGCCCATTGAGCTCTACGATGAGCAGAAAGAAGCGGATGCCGCTCTGTTTCTCCAGACGGTTTATCCTAACCACTATGAGCGGCGCCTCGAGGACTGCCGGAAAGCCTACATCGAAAAACTGACAATCGAAGACGAGCTTACGGCTCGCACGATTGCTGATGATGAGCGTGCATTTCGCTACCTCAAGGAGTGGTGCGAAGCCAACGGCCATTCGTTTGATATGAGGAAATTCACCGAGCTGATGGCCTACAACTTCCTGCGCGAGATGGACCGGCTCACCGGCCGACCGATCGCGAATGTCACGAAAAACAAGTACGTCAATCGCCTGAAAAAATTTTGGGTGGTGCTGCGCCTTCATGAGCTGGCGGGGCCGAACGTCTGGACTGACCAGCTTCTCAAAAACAAAATCAAATCGACGGACGAGCGTGAGCGCGCATTCACGATGGACGAGGTGCGCCGCCTGCTGATGGGGAAGGCTCCGCGGAAGCTTCATGATGTCATCATGATCGGCCTTCTAACCGGCGCTCGGCTTGAGGCCATTGTCCGGCTAAAGGTCGAGGAAGTCGGGAAGGACTTCATCGTATTCCAGCGGATGAAGAAGGAGGTCGGCTCTCGGGTGGTCCCGATGCATCCCGAGCTAGCAGAGATTTTCAAACGCAGAACGGCCAATCGGAAGCCGAAGGACGATGTGTTTCCAGATTGGCCCGCAGCGAAGAAAGCTGGGAGCATGCGCGAGCGCTCGTTCAAGGCCAGCAACGCATTCACCGCATATCGCCAGCGGGAGGGTGTCGATGTGCATGACCGACTGCCGGGAAGCCGGCGCTCTCGGGTAAACTTCCATAGCTGCCGACGCTGGTTCATCACGCATTTTCGTCGGACGGCATCTCTTAATTTGACACGCGCAGTCGTTGGGCACAGCCAAGCCAGTGTGACCGACGGAATCTATGCAGGCGGTCCGCTCTTCCACGTGGCAATGAAAAAGCTCCTCAAGGTACAATTGCCGCCGCTGACCGATCAGCCTGTCGAGGATCCGCCTGGGATCAACTTGTTCGCATACACGCAGCTGGACAAGGACGATCCAGACGAGGCTAACCGAGATGGTGACGAGGCCGAGCTTGAGGATCTCACGGGGGGTTGA
- a CDS encoding EamA family transporter: MQPALPTSLSLRDTLITLAVMVVWGTNFVVIHIGVEHFPPLLFAALRFTFALLPAVFFLKRPDAPWSKLAAYGILIGAGQFGLLFFAIKGHIAPGLASLVVQSQPFFTILLAAAITHERVQPFQFAGLALAALGIGVILWHTDGSTTPLGIVLVLGAALCWAAGNIVARSTPKVDMLAYVVWTSLFAIPPLLALSWTIEGWPAMRDGLVHAPAVAWAAAIWQAVGNVMFGYAIWGWLLSRYAAATVAPTSLLVPVFGMGAAAILLGEPLPGWKFLAAGLVLSGLCVNSLWPRFAAIRAARHPPSS, from the coding sequence GTGCAACCAGCTCTCCCCACCTCGCTCTCGCTCCGCGACACGCTGATCACGCTGGCGGTCATGGTCGTCTGGGGCACGAATTTCGTCGTCATCCATATCGGCGTGGAACATTTCCCGCCGCTGCTCTTCGCGGCCTTGCGCTTCACTTTCGCGCTGCTGCCAGCAGTGTTCTTCCTGAAGCGTCCCGACGCACCCTGGAGCAAGCTCGCCGCCTATGGCATCCTGATCGGCGCCGGCCAGTTCGGCCTGCTCTTCTTTGCCATCAAGGGCCATATCGCGCCCGGCCTCGCCTCGCTCGTGGTGCAGTCGCAGCCCTTCTTCACGATCCTGTTGGCGGCCGCGATCACGCACGAGCGGGTGCAGCCCTTCCAGTTCGCCGGGCTTGCTCTCGCCGCCCTCGGCATCGGCGTGATTCTCTGGCATACCGACGGCTCGACCACACCGCTCGGCATCGTCCTCGTGCTCGGCGCCGCCCTCTGCTGGGCCGCCGGCAATATCGTCGCGCGCAGCACGCCCAAGGTCGACATGCTCGCCTATGTCGTCTGGACCAGCCTGTTCGCGATCCCCCCGCTGCTTGCCCTGTCCTGGACGATCGAGGGCTGGCCGGCGATGCGCGACGGCCTCGTCCATGCGCCAGCCGTCGCCTGGGCCGCGGCGATCTGGCAGGCGGTCGGCAATGTCATGTTCGGCTATGCGATCTGGGGGTGGCTGCTCTCGCGCTATGCTGCCGCCACCGTCGCGCCGACATCCCTGCTGGTCCCGGTCTTCGGAATGGGCGCCGCCGCCATCTTGCTCGGCGAGCCCTTACCCGGCTGGAAATTCCTCGCAGCCGGGCTGGTGCTCTCC
- the xth gene encoding exodeoxyribonuclease III, which translates to MQLTVTSWNINSVRLRIGMVGEYLATHAPDVLCLQETKTPDEQFPAKAFHQLGYVHQAFIGQKGYNGVAIVSKLPFSEKEAMSMCGRNDARHMTVTLDKAAGPAAGIAIHNFYIPAGGDLPDPEKNDKFAHKLAFLDEIGAWGVTRKPTDRPAILLGDLNIAPYEHDVWSHKQLLDVVSHTPIETTTLEKLRSELGWTDAARTLRPEPEKLYSWWSYRAQDWAASNKGRRLDHIWLSDGLKPALRDLTFLREARGWERPSDHVPVMVTLEL; encoded by the coding sequence GTGCAACTCACCGTCACAAGCTGGAACATCAATTCCGTCCGCCTGCGCATCGGCATGGTCGGGGAGTACCTCGCCACCCATGCCCCCGACGTTCTCTGCCTGCAGGAGACCAAGACGCCGGACGAGCAGTTCCCGGCCAAGGCCTTCCACCAGCTCGGCTATGTCCATCAGGCCTTCATCGGTCAGAAGGGCTACAACGGCGTCGCCATCGTCTCGAAATTGCCCTTCAGCGAGAAAGAGGCGATGTCGATGTGCGGCCGCAACGACGCCCGGCACATGACGGTGACGCTCGACAAGGCGGCAGGTCCTGCTGCCGGCATCGCCATCCATAATTTCTACATCCCGGCCGGCGGCGACCTGCCGGACCCCGAGAAGAACGATAAATTCGCCCATAAGCTCGCCTTCCTCGACGAGATCGGCGCCTGGGGCGTGACCAGGAAGCCGACCGACCGGCCGGCGATCCTGCTCGGCGACCTCAACATCGCGCCTTATGAGCACGACGTCTGGAGCCACAAGCAGCTCCTCGACGTCGTCAGCCATACGCCGATCGAGACGACGACGCTGGAGAAACTGCGCAGCGAACTTGGCTGGACGGATGCAGCCCGCACGCTGCGGCCCGAGCCCGAAAAGCTCTATTCCTGGTGGAGCTATCGGGCGCAGGACTGGGCAGCCTCGAACAAGGGCCGACGCCTCGACCATATCTGGCTCTCGGACGGGCTGAAGCCGGCCTTGCGCGACCTCACCTTCCTGCGCGAGGCCCGCGGCTGGGAGCGCCCCTCCGACCACGTCCCGGTCATGGTGACGCTGGAGCTCTGA
- the motA gene encoding flagellar motor stator protein MotA produces MRLIVGTIIVCLCVFGGYAAMGGYLSVLWQPFEFVIILGAAVGAFVIGNPGPVLKAVPSMLGTIVKGPKYKQEDYVELLGMQYSLYKLVKQKGMLAVEEHIENPSASSLFNAFPAFAANHHAVEFVCDYMRMLTLGANNVHEIDALMDEELETHHQEQERIVSAMQSIADGTPALGIVAAVLGVIKTMGAIKEPPEVLGHLIGGALVGTFFGVFVAYGFFAPMASSLKSTFEAEAKYFLSLKAGLLAHISGQPPVMAVEFARKALMSDVRPTFAEVEAATAALPASA; encoded by the coding sequence ATGCGGCTGATCGTCGGCACAATCATCGTCTGCTTATGCGTCTTCGGCGGCTATGCGGCGATGGGCGGCTACCTCAGCGTGCTCTGGCAGCCGTTCGAGTTCGTCATCATCCTCGGGGCGGCGGTCGGCGCCTTCGTCATCGGCAATCCCGGGCCGGTGCTCAAGGCCGTACCGTCCATGCTCGGCACCATCGTGAAGGGCCCCAAATACAAGCAGGAAGACTATGTCGAGCTGCTCGGGATGCAGTACTCGCTCTACAAGCTGGTGAAGCAGAAGGGCATGCTCGCGGTCGAGGAGCATATCGAAAACCCGAGCGCATCGTCCCTGTTCAATGCCTTCCCGGCCTTTGCGGCGAACCATCATGCGGTCGAGTTCGTCTGCGACTACATGCGCATGTTGACGCTGGGCGCCAACAACGTCCACGAGATCGACGCTCTGATGGACGAGGAGCTGGAGACGCACCACCAGGAGCAGGAGCGGATCGTCTCCGCCATGCAGTCGATCGCCGACGGAACGCCGGCACTCGGCATCGTCGCCGCCGTGCTCGGCGTGATCAAGACGATGGGCGCGATCAAGGAGCCGCCGGAGGTGCTGGGGCATCTGATCGGCGGTGCGCTCGTCGGCACCTTCTTCGGCGTCTTCGTCGCCTACGGCTTCTTCGCGCCCATGGCGTCGTCGCTCAAGAGCACCTTCGAGGCGGAAGCCAAATACTTCCTTTCGCTCAAGGCGGGACTCCTTGCCCATATCAGCGGCCAGCCGCCGGTGATGGCGGTCGAATTCGCCCGCAAAGCTCTGATGAGCGACGTCCGCCCGACCTTCGCCGAAGTGGAAGCGGCAACCGCTGCTCTGCCCGCCAGCGCCTGA
- a CDS encoding flagellar motor protein MotB, translating into MAKSTQPIIIKKVKKAGHAHHGGAWKIAYADFVTAMMAFFLLMWLISMTTQEQKDGLAEYFAPTSALSPGTSGAGGILMGTALDKSGNKTSAPRDAARDTTGQEDKTRPANSGGASEREASRRATNMQANYSAIASLRQALQNMPEIADLSRNIVIEQTKEGLNVSLVDENGRSMFPEGSVQPYERTRVVLEAIAPTLRRMPNQLSVAGHTAAARPGSAQAVDSWSITAGRALAVREILSGAGLPSNRFVSVAGRADTEPLFVDNPYIPPNRRVTITLLNAEPPLPPGGIP; encoded by the coding sequence ATGGCCAAGTCGACCCAGCCGATCATCATCAAGAAGGTCAAGAAGGCCGGCCATGCCCACCATGGCGGCGCCTGGAAGATCGCCTATGCGGATTTCGTGACCGCCATGATGGCGTTCTTCCTGCTGATGTGGCTGATCAGCATGACGACGCAGGAGCAGAAGGACGGCTTGGCGGAATATTTCGCGCCGACATCTGCCCTGAGCCCCGGCACCAGTGGCGCCGGCGGCATCCTGATGGGTACCGCACTGGACAAATCAGGCAACAAGACGTCGGCGCCTCGCGACGCGGCGAGGGACACGACCGGGCAGGAGGACAAAACGCGCCCGGCCAACTCAGGCGGCGCCAGCGAGCGCGAGGCCAGCCGCCGCGCCACCAACATGCAAGCCAATTATAGCGCCATAGCCAGCCTTCGGCAGGCGCTCCAGAACATGCCCGAAATTGCCGATCTGTCGCGCAACATCGTGATCGAGCAGACCAAGGAGGGGCTGAACGTTTCGCTCGTGGACGAGAACGGTCGTTCCATGTTCCCCGAGGGCTCGGTCCAGCCCTACGAGCGCACCCGTGTCGTGCTGGAGGCGATCGCGCCGACCCTGCGCCGGATGCCCAACCAACTGTCTGTCGCCGGCCACACGGCCGCCGCACGCCCGGGCTCGGCGCAAGCCGTCGATTCCTGGAGCATCACCGCCGGTCGCGCGCTCGCCGTGCGCGAGATCCTGTCGGGTGCGGGGCTCCCCAGCAACCGCTTCGTTTCCGTGGCGGGACGCGCCGACACCGAGCCGCTGTTCGTCGACAATCCCTACATCCCGCCCAACCGCCGGGTGACGATCACGCTGCTGAATGCGGAGCCGCCGCTGCCCCCGGGCGGCATTCCCTGA